One region of Streptomyces subrutilus genomic DNA includes:
- a CDS encoding cupin domain-containing protein, translated as MITAQHWIDTLGLEAHVEGGYFRRTFQADHRPRIPTPAGERYTLTSIHYLLTHWSPVGHWHLNRSDILHFHHHGEPVTYHLLHPDGRYSSAVLGQDTGRGQLLTLAVPGGVWKASHLTAGDHALISEAVAPGFDYADMTLGHPDDLMTRFPEHADLVQRYCRPIGQ; from the coding sequence TTGATCACAGCGCAGCACTGGATCGACACCCTGGGCCTGGAAGCCCACGTCGAGGGCGGATACTTCCGTCGGACCTTCCAGGCGGACCACCGCCCGCGCATCCCCACGCCCGCCGGTGAGCGCTACACGCTGACCTCCATCCACTACCTGCTCACGCACTGGTCGCCCGTCGGTCACTGGCACCTGAACCGGTCCGACATCCTGCACTTCCACCACCACGGCGAACCGGTCACCTATCACCTGCTCCACCCCGACGGCCGCTACAGCAGCGCCGTTCTCGGACAGGACACCGGCCGAGGGCAGCTCCTCACCCTGGCCGTGCCCGGAGGGGTCTGGAAAGCCTCCCACCTGACCGCCGGAGACCACGCCCTGATCAGCGAAGCCGTCGCGCCCGGATTCGACTACGCCGACATGACCCTCGGCCACCCGGACGACCTCATGACTCGCTTCCCCGAGCACGCCGACCTCGTCCAGCGCTACTGCCGACCGATTGGCCAGTAG
- a CDS encoding carbonic anhydrase, protein MASTPVSPAQALDALLAGNHRFVTGTPHHPNQDAARRAELAPAQKPFAVLLGCSDSRLAAEIIFDQGLGDLFVVRTAGHVLGPEVLGSIEYGTSVLDCRLVVVLGHDSCGAVAAARAAVEDGPAATGYVRDVVERVTPSVLAARAAGLTADSDLIDTHIRHTVDLLLDRSRLLADQVASGHTGVVGLAYQLAEGSARLVTSHGIPTSAAAQR, encoded by the coding sequence ATGGCATCTACTCCTGTATCTCCTGCTCAGGCACTCGACGCTCTGCTCGCCGGGAACCACCGCTTCGTGACCGGCACGCCGCACCACCCCAACCAGGACGCGGCACGGCGGGCCGAGCTCGCCCCGGCCCAAAAGCCCTTCGCGGTGCTCCTGGGATGCTCGGACTCACGGCTGGCGGCCGAGATCATCTTCGACCAGGGGCTTGGTGACCTGTTCGTGGTACGCACCGCCGGGCACGTCCTCGGGCCGGAGGTGCTGGGCAGCATCGAGTACGGCACGAGCGTGCTCGACTGCCGCCTCGTCGTCGTCCTCGGCCACGACTCCTGCGGAGCCGTCGCCGCCGCCCGGGCAGCCGTCGAAGACGGGCCGGCCGCCACCGGCTACGTACGGGACGTCGTGGAACGGGTCACGCCGAGCGTCCTGGCCGCCCGCGCCGCGGGCCTCACCGCCGACAGCGACCTGATCGACACGCACATACGGCACACCGTGGACCTGCTCCTGGACCGCTCCCGACTCCTGGCGGACCAGGTCGCCTCCGGTCACACCGGCGTCGTCGGCCTCGCCTACCAACTCGCCGAGGGAAGCGCCCGGCTCGTCACCTCACACGGCATTCCCACCTCGGCAGCCGCGCAGCGCTGA
- a CDS encoding STAS domain-containing protein, with the protein MPDEGGVRVIVCGGEFDQDTLGPLQRACTAAAEDRGVRRIVLDVAEVTFADSSMLNLMLLVRRTGRLVLAGPLPHQLGRLLDLTAARDLFPTAEGIDAARAL; encoded by the coding sequence ATGCCCGATGAGGGTGGTGTCCGCGTCATCGTGTGCGGAGGAGAGTTCGACCAGGACACCCTCGGCCCCCTCCAACGAGCCTGCACGGCGGCCGCGGAGGACCGGGGCGTACGGCGGATCGTCCTGGACGTCGCCGAGGTGACCTTCGCCGACTCCTCCATGCTGAACCTGATGCTGCTCGTGCGGCGCACCGGCCGCCTCGTCCTGGCCGGCCCCCTGCCCCATCAGCTGGGCCGGCTCCTGGACCTCACCGCGGCCCGCGACCTCTTCCCCACCGCCGAGGGCATCGACGCGGCGCGCGCCCTGTAG
- a CDS encoding GlsB/YeaQ/YmgE family stress response membrane protein, with the protein MGIIAWILIGLLAGFIAKALMPGKDPGGVIITMLIGIAGGLLGGWLGKVIFGVDSIDGFFDVSTWLAAIIGSVILLALYRLVTGNKRNHRHA; encoded by the coding sequence ATGGGCATCATCGCCTGGATTCTGATCGGACTGCTCGCGGGTTTCATCGCCAAGGCGCTGATGCCGGGCAAGGACCCGGGCGGCGTCATCATCACCATGCTGATCGGCATCGCAGGCGGCCTGCTCGGCGGTTGGCTCGGCAAGGTCATCTTCGGTGTCGACTCGATCGACGGCTTCTTCGACGTCTCCACCTGGCTCGCCGCGATCATCGGCTCGGTCATCCTTCTCGCCCTCTACCGGCTGGTCACCGGCAACAAGCGAAACCACCGGCACGCTTGA
- a CDS encoding catalase, with product MSEKNPVKAVADKIADALHGDAPTDGPEGGVPGKPAPVSPQLVEPTQPVEPLPPKADQSGPETVSPTGQPTGADQARMAQSGAYLTTAQGVRVHDSDHSLKAGPRGPVLLQDHHLREKIMHFDHERIPERVVHARGSAAHGVFQSYGTAQAVTKAAFLARDAETPVFVRFSTVLGSRGSADTVRDTRGFATKFYTEEGVFDLVGNNIPVFFIQDAIKFPDIIHAGKPHPDREIPQAQSAHDTFWDFVSLHTEATHHTLWNMSDRGIPRSYRMMEGFGVHTFRLVNAQGVTTLVKFHWKPKLGVHSLVWEEAQILAGVDPDFHRRDLFDAIECGAFPQWELGIQTFPDTDDQMFEGIDLLDSTKIVPEELAPVQPIGLLTLNANPSNFFAEVEQVAFHTGHLVPGIDATDDPLLAGRNFSYLDTQLTRLGGPNFPQLPINRTHAPVNDMQRDGMHQTAVHRGVAPYKPNSLDGGCPFFAGADAGAFIEVPVEVPAGRKVREAPASYSDHFSQPRMFWLSMTPVEREHIIAAYTFELAKCYEQAVKERTLGVLANIDPELCAQVAVGLGLPAPAATEPLVDVRPSPALSQIGRTWPLDGRVIGIVTDQALDVAGVREVREAVLDAGLVPLVVAPAGGVLGADGEPVTVQRTFATARSVEFDALVFVGVPGAGADAYGARDAKAGAPRSPVSDPRVLALLTEAYQHGKALAGWGGAEALFEAAGISVGDPGVIVTDGGRGMPQLLELLSAHRVWERFPAAM from the coding sequence ATGTCCGAGAAGAATCCGGTGAAGGCAGTCGCTGACAAGATCGCCGACGCCTTGCACGGCGACGCCCCGACCGACGGGCCGGAGGGCGGTGTCCCCGGTAAGCCCGCTCCGGTGTCCCCGCAGCTGGTCGAGCCGACCCAGCCCGTTGAGCCGCTGCCTCCGAAGGCGGACCAGAGCGGCCCCGAGACGGTCAGCCCGACGGGGCAGCCCACCGGCGCCGACCAGGCCCGGATGGCGCAGAGCGGGGCGTATCTCACCACCGCGCAGGGTGTGCGGGTGCATGACTCGGACCACTCCCTCAAGGCGGGTCCCCGGGGGCCGGTGCTGCTGCAGGACCACCACCTGCGCGAGAAGATCATGCACTTCGACCACGAGCGGATCCCCGAGCGCGTGGTCCACGCCCGCGGCTCGGCCGCGCACGGCGTCTTCCAGTCCTACGGCACAGCTCAGGCCGTCACCAAGGCCGCGTTCCTGGCCCGGGACGCCGAGACGCCGGTGTTCGTACGGTTCTCCACCGTGCTCGGCTCGCGCGGCTCGGCCGACACGGTGCGCGACACCCGCGGGTTCGCGACGAAGTTCTACACCGAGGAAGGCGTCTTCGACCTGGTCGGGAACAACATCCCGGTGTTCTTCATCCAGGACGCGATCAAGTTCCCCGACATCATCCACGCCGGCAAGCCGCATCCGGACCGCGAGATCCCGCAGGCGCAGAGCGCGCACGACACCTTCTGGGACTTCGTGTCCCTGCACACCGAAGCCACCCACCACACGCTCTGGAACATGTCCGACCGGGGCATCCCCCGCTCCTACCGGATGATGGAGGGCTTCGGCGTCCACACCTTCCGCCTCGTCAACGCCCAGGGCGTCACCACCCTGGTGAAGTTCCACTGGAAGCCCAAGCTCGGCGTGCACTCACTGGTGTGGGAGGAAGCGCAGATCCTCGCGGGTGTCGACCCCGACTTCCACCGCCGGGACCTCTTCGACGCCATCGAGTGCGGTGCCTTCCCGCAGTGGGAACTGGGCATCCAGACGTTCCCCGACACCGACGACCAGATGTTCGAAGGCATCGATCTTCTCGACTCGACGAAGATCGTCCCCGAGGAGCTCGCGCCGGTGCAGCCGATCGGGCTGCTGACGCTGAACGCGAACCCGTCGAACTTCTTCGCCGAGGTCGAGCAGGTCGCCTTCCACACCGGCCACCTCGTACCGGGCATCGACGCCACCGACGACCCTCTGCTCGCCGGACGCAACTTCTCCTACCTGGACACCCAGTTGACGCGGCTCGGCGGCCCCAACTTCCCGCAGCTGCCCATCAACCGCACCCACGCACCCGTCAACGACATGCAGCGCGACGGCATGCACCAGACGGCGGTGCACCGCGGCGTGGCGCCCTACAAGCCCAACAGTCTCGACGGCGGCTGCCCCTTCTTCGCCGGCGCCGACGCCGGCGCGTTCATCGAGGTGCCGGTCGAGGTCCCGGCGGGGCGCAAGGTCCGCGAAGCACCCGCCTCCTACAGCGACCACTTCTCGCAGCCGCGCATGTTCTGGCTCAGCATGACCCCGGTCGAGCGCGAGCACATCATCGCCGCCTACACGTTCGAACTGGCCAAGTGCTACGAGCAGGCCGTCAAAGAACGCACCCTCGGCGTACTCGCGAACATCGACCCCGAGCTCTGCGCCCAAGTCGCCGTCGGACTCGGCCTGCCGGCGCCGGCCGCCACCGAGCCGCTCGTGGATGTCCGCCCGAGCCCGGCGCTGTCGCAGATCGGCCGTACCTGGCCGCTGGACGGGCGCGTCATCGGCATCGTCACCGATCAGGCCCTGGACGTGGCCGGCGTGCGCGAGGTCCGCGAGGCCGTCCTGGACGCGGGGCTGGTGCCGCTGGTCGTGGCCCCGGCCGGCGGGGTGCTGGGCGCCGATGGTGAGCCGGTGACCGTTCAGCGCACCTTTGCCACCGCCCGCTCGGTCGAGTTCGACGCGCTGGTGTTCGTGGGTGTGCCCGGAGCAGGTGCCGACGCCTACGGTGCCCGCGACGCCAAGGCCGGCGCCCCTCGGTCGCCTGTGAGCGATCCTCGTGTCCTGGCGCTGCTGACCGAGGCGTACCAGCACGGCAAGGCCCTCGCCGGCTGGGGTGGCGCCGAAGCCCTCTTCGAGGCCGCCGGGATCTCGGTCGGCGACCCCGGCGTCATCGTCACCGACGGCGGCCGGGGAATGCCGCAACTCCTGGAGCTGCTCTCGGCCCACCGCGTCTGGGAACGGTTCCCTGCCGCCATGTGA
- a CDS encoding putative immunity protein has translation MILPKVRDPRFVTIRRGGTLTDADHHLLALWAAACAEHVLGLFESAQPEDPRPRQAIEHARAWVRGEVRMMQARAAGGHAMGAARDLRGAARHAAYAAGQAAVVAHVAAHELGAAAYAIKAARAAAPEGESEAAGRLECRWQRDQLPEAIRELVLDDQRLRNDICWSVFDG, from the coding sequence ATGATCCTCCCAAAGGTCAGGGACCCTCGTTTCGTGACGATCCGCCGCGGTGGAACGCTCACCGATGCGGATCATCATCTCCTCGCCCTTTGGGCGGCAGCTTGCGCGGAGCACGTCCTTGGCCTCTTCGAGTCGGCTCAGCCCGAGGATCCACGGCCGCGCCAAGCGATCGAGCATGCCCGTGCCTGGGTGCGTGGCGAAGTCCGGATGATGCAGGCCCGCGCGGCGGGCGGCCATGCGATGGGCGCGGCTCGAGATCTGCGTGGCGCAGCACGGCACGCCGCGTATGCCGCCGGCCAGGCGGCGGTCGTCGCACACGTCGCCGCGCACGAGCTCGGCGCGGCTGCCTATGCGATCAAGGCCGCACGCGCTGCCGCGCCAGAAGGCGAGAGCGAGGCCGCAGGGCGACTCGAGTGCCGGTGGCAGCGCGACCAGCTCCCGGAGGCGATTCGCGAGCTGGTACTCGACGACCAGCGGTTGCGGAACGACATCTGCTGGTCGGTGTTCGACGGCTGA